In the genome of Piliocolobus tephrosceles isolate RC106 chromosome 20, ASM277652v3, whole genome shotgun sequence, one region contains:
- the LOC111553241 gene encoding 60S ribosomal protein L21, which translates to MTNTKGKRRGTRYMFSRPFRKHGVVPLATYMRIYKKGDIVDIKGMGTVQKGMPHKCYHGKTGRVYNVTQHAVGIVVNKQVKGKILAKRINVRIEHIKHSKSRDSFLKRVKENDQKKKEAKEKGTWVQLKRQPAPPREAHFVRTNGKEPELLEPIPYEFMA; encoded by the coding sequence ATGacgaacacaaagggaaagaggagaggcacccgatatatgttctctaggccttttagaaaacatggagttgttccTTTGGCCACGTATATGCGAATCTATAAGAAAGGTGATATTgtagacatcaagggaatgggtactgttcaaaaaggaatgcccCACAAGTGTTACCATGGCAAAACTGGGAGAGTCTACAACGTTacccagcatgctgttggcattgttgtaaacaaacaagttaagggcaagattcttgccaagagaattaatgtgcGTATTGAGCACATTAAACACTCTAAGAGCCGAGATAGCTTCCTGAAACgcgtgaaggaaaatgatcagaaaaagaaagaagccaaagagaaaggtacctgggttcaactgaagcgccagcctgctccacctagagaagcacactttgtgaggaccaatgggaaggagcctgagctgctggaacctattccctatgaattcatggcataa